One genomic region from Flagellimonas oceani encodes:
- a CDS encoding helicase-related protein — MKQEHLAQIVALIKASNPKNYYINNSGLAKLGELLFYPASGKEKQGQQLLQTLEQAFPETFRGILASLRRYHLTSYYTPKTLIEYKIGLLKKNGFEPKTILEPSAGNGAYVQELKKAFPEAQITALEPDILSFEILKANNQKDDRVTVLNTTFEDFFLDQGEKTRFDLVMTNIPFGDIPITKAYRHDYLTEGPLKNVGNYFNFYAPKMVRHGGITALVTSSAFAERSAYNDFRESILLDNDLLLANRFNTDLFTNEGTKVVSDLLLYRRTSNKKTLSADEMDFAETEAVELEGQSFLTNRFFKNNPGNVHGTPKLGFFHNRPSIIVEPNEISLSNFLEGQSDGFKFEVGQAPLDIPKKPEPLPKEAIAEEQTAAPPTPPIVDTVLPPIALHDKEAKQYSRLFFGTYNFNKKGEVLFYTDPQRTRKVPHKIRELVADYARMRNELVLLNLNIEKRELPEQEVARRFQDLDYQLDTFHFKWGFLKGHLIFLKDDHYFEQVRQQFEKKEDGKGYGKNPSFTLKRFLKAPRAKTKPDETASAEIGTDTSDSKEPRFENPEQMARYQFDHNGQIDIAAITRAFKTNEKELLLNGLETRSLFLEPDRESETGYAVVPYFLFSSGYIQDKIDYVGNHPPPFEIGTERMEQALTELLPIKLDLDDIEFNFESHFIPISAKESFLEELIGEKVQINMAQFNSTLTLMFPRDFNQEAHERFSVVLHHEVKANYKRILQHFAENRYPVIFTSYKDRSGKTIRKLDKDATLMAQNIYEELQLHFKSFIEGSQELKATIENNYYQAFLADVNITVPKGWLTFPDTLVYPPYQHQIDSTLFGLTKGSALNDHQVGKGKTLSMAMLAHKLKQHGKSKRTLLLTLKSVAPQIEAEIRANFPQLNMLRLSSKNMAKGKRAKTLKTIKNHRAIDLIIAEHGHLKQIPKSRHFVLDILEEKIDMIEQDLQTAREYGNIKESKKLIKGLIKRKEHLEGKLQATLKKLEERSDGMETTLTDLGIEALMIDEAHYFKNIGFTTRHQNVSGLNNHSDSQRNLDLEISIKSIHHRMGPDKNIFFYSGTPLKNSVTELYAYQRYLTPAALKRKNIFNFDAWASIFLKQSVSIEPNIFGDPRMHARFRYYTNLPELSKMYNSFTHICRDKHFKTHDLEVDREFIILESTPAYEELKQASLRFTKDRNQNALFKVPIYNADQMKSAHITALNINRSLLIDPLAKDNLAIDFSELDQFKLQRLCRDVAELYKKTSEHKGVCLVFSDLNVWKPGQYNSYDTVREILWEDYDIPAHEIALAQEEKAKNKTDFMQEKIRNGEIRVALGSTQVLGTGTNIQKRVVGIFHMDIPYSPDAFDQRAGRGLRKGNEVAQIYGNTVVERFYGIKDSTDIFSYSLNTHKERFREQIREADPNKRIYDDLVPDDKSLSYEQMQAALIGDMDQFQLVKLSDDLKFLQSQKRLHELNKANSFKAIERIEKENKHIVSQVADLERAQNAISGMNMPMDEIEPEDMDQLQRGLLGLVSGSELESSVHNVKEPKTFLKQLGLAMVERSNLNLNIQKHKQVARLRTLNANLVFQAEYVPSNHNYLYCYRLEFRNIHIVGRKQQRFDPEKVALQLFKLCQKVQREISSKKFDLDYNLRSMETHKKKTAIGFPPEKTAKMQVLRQDIKELKRKRAVKV, encoded by the coding sequence ATGAAACAGGAACATTTGGCTCAGATCGTTGCCTTGATAAAGGCATCGAATCCCAAGAACTATTATATCAACAATTCCGGACTTGCCAAGTTGGGGGAGCTGTTGTTCTATCCTGCATCTGGGAAGGAAAAACAGGGGCAACAATTGCTGCAAACCCTTGAACAGGCCTTCCCGGAGACCTTCAGGGGAATTCTGGCTTCGTTGCGGCGGTACCATCTGACCAGTTACTATACCCCCAAGACCCTTATCGAATATAAAATCGGTCTTCTAAAAAAGAACGGGTTCGAACCCAAGACCATACTGGAGCCCTCGGCGGGCAATGGGGCCTATGTGCAGGAATTGAAAAAGGCGTTTCCCGAAGCCCAAATCACGGCTTTGGAACCCGATATCCTATCGTTTGAAATCCTTAAGGCCAATAACCAAAAAGACGACCGTGTAACCGTACTGAACACCACTTTTGAGGATTTTTTTCTGGATCAAGGGGAAAAGACCCGTTTCGATCTGGTCATGACCAATATCCCTTTTGGGGACATTCCCATCACCAAGGCCTATCGACACGATTACCTGACGGAAGGTCCGCTCAAGAATGTGGGCAATTATTTTAATTTTTATGCCCCAAAGATGGTACGCCATGGGGGAATCACGGCCTTGGTTACCTCTTCCGCCTTTGCCGAGCGAAGTGCCTACAATGATTTTAGGGAGTCTATATTATTGGATAACGACTTGCTCCTGGCCAACCGTTTCAACACGGACTTGTTCACCAACGAGGGCACCAAGGTCGTATCCGATCTATTGTTGTACCGTAGGACTTCCAACAAAAAAACGCTGTCCGCCGACGAAATGGATTTTGCGGAAACCGAAGCCGTTGAACTGGAAGGTCAATCCTTTCTGACCAATCGTTTTTTCAAGAACAATCCGGGAAATGTTCACGGTACGCCCAAGCTCGGCTTTTTCCACAACAGGCCAAGCATTATTGTTGAACCTAACGAAATATCCCTGTCGAATTTTCTGGAAGGACAATCCGATGGTTTCAAGTTCGAGGTCGGTCAGGCACCTTTAGATATACCGAAAAAACCGGAACCCTTGCCAAAGGAGGCCATAGCCGAGGAACAAACGGCAGCACCACCAACGCCTCCTATCGTCGATACGGTTTTACCTCCGATTGCCTTGCACGATAAAGAAGCCAAACAATACTCCCGATTGTTTTTTGGTACCTACAATTTTAACAAGAAGGGCGAAGTTTTGTTTTACACCGACCCACAGCGCACAAGAAAGGTACCCCATAAAATCAGGGAATTGGTGGCGGACTATGCCCGTATGCGGAACGAGCTCGTACTGCTCAACCTCAATATCGAAAAAAGGGAACTTCCGGAGCAAGAAGTTGCCCGACGCTTCCAGGACTTGGACTACCAATTGGACACCTTCCATTTTAAGTGGGGATTCCTAAAGGGGCATCTCATATTTCTGAAGGACGACCATTATTTCGAGCAGGTCCGCCAACAGTTTGAGAAAAAGGAGGATGGAAAGGGCTATGGCAAAAATCCGTCGTTCACCTTGAAACGATTTCTAAAGGCTCCCCGCGCCAAAACCAAACCCGATGAAACCGCTTCTGCTGAAATTGGCACAGATACATCCGACTCAAAGGAACCCAGATTCGAGAATCCCGAACAAATGGCGCGCTACCAATTTGACCATAACGGACAGATCGATATAGCAGCCATCACAAGAGCCTTTAAGACCAACGAAAAGGAACTGTTGCTGAACGGGCTGGAAACCCGCTCCCTTTTTCTAGAGCCCGATAGGGAATCCGAAACGGGCTATGCAGTGGTGCCCTATTTCCTATTTTCGAGTGGCTATATCCAGGATAAGATCGATTATGTCGGGAACCATCCTCCGCCATTCGAAATCGGAACGGAAAGAATGGAACAGGCGTTGACGGAGCTGCTTCCCATAAAGTTGGACCTGGACGATATCGAGTTCAATTTCGAAAGCCATTTTATCCCCATTTCCGCGAAGGAGTCCTTTTTAGAGGAGCTCATAGGCGAGAAGGTACAGATCAATATGGCCCAGTTCAATTCCACCCTGACCCTGATGTTCCCCAGGGACTTTAACCAAGAGGCCCACGAACGTTTCAGTGTGGTGCTGCACCATGAGGTCAAGGCGAACTATAAACGGATATTGCAACATTTTGCTGAAAACAGGTATCCTGTCATCTTTACCTCGTATAAGGACAGGTCCGGAAAGACCATCAGGAAACTGGACAAGGATGCCACCTTGATGGCCCAAAATATTTATGAGGAACTGCAGCTCCACTTCAAGTCCTTTATCGAAGGGAGCCAAGAATTGAAGGCCACCATAGAGAACAACTATTATCAGGCCTTTTTGGCCGATGTCAATATCACGGTACCCAAGGGATGGCTCACCTTTCCGGATACCTTGGTCTACCCGCCCTACCAGCACCAGATCGATTCCACACTCTTCGGGCTTACCAAAGGGAGTGCCCTGAACGATCATCAGGTCGGCAAGGGCAAGACCCTCTCCATGGCGATGCTGGCCCATAAACTGAAACAGCACGGGAAGAGCAAGAGAACCCTGTTACTGACTTTAAAAAGCGTAGCCCCCCAGATCGAGGCCGAGATCAGGGCCAATTTTCCCCAACTGAACATGCTCCGATTGAGTTCCAAGAACATGGCCAAGGGCAAGAGGGCCAAGACCTTGAAAACGATTAAAAACCACAGGGCCATTGACCTGATCATCGCCGAGCATGGCCATTTAAAGCAGATTCCCAAATCAAGGCACTTCGTCCTGGATATCCTCGAAGAAAAAATCGATATGATCGAACAGGACCTACAAACGGCAAGGGAATACGGAAATATAAAGGAATCCAAAAAACTGATCAAGGGCCTGATCAAAAGGAAGGAACATTTGGAGGGCAAGCTACAGGCGACCCTTAAAAAATTGGAGGAACGGTCCGATGGGATGGAAACGACCCTGACGGATCTAGGCATCGAAGCTTTGATGATCGACGAGGCCCATTATTTCAAGAACATCGGTTTCACGACCCGGCATCAGAACGTATCCGGCCTCAACAACCATTCGGACAGTCAAAGGAACCTGGACCTTGAAATCAGCATAAAATCCATCCACCACAGGATGGGTCCCGACAAAAACATCTTTTTTTATAGCGGCACCCCTCTAAAAAACTCGGTTACCGAACTGTATGCCTACCAGCGCTATCTTACCCCTGCGGCACTGAAGCGCAAGAACATCTTCAATTTCGATGCCTGGGCCTCGATTTTCCTGAAGCAGAGCGTAAGCATCGAACCGAACATTTTCGGGGATCCGAGGATGCATGCGCGATTTCGATACTATACCAATCTGCCCGAATTGAGCAAGATGTACAACTCCTTTACCCATATCTGTAGGGACAAACATTTCAAGACCCATGACCTTGAAGTGGACAGGGAATTTATCATTTTGGAGTCGACACCAGCCTATGAAGAACTCAAACAGGCCTCGCTCAGGTTTACAAAGGATCGCAACCAAAATGCCCTGTTCAAGGTTCCCATTTACAACGCAGACCAAATGAAGTCCGCACACATAACGGCACTCAACATCAACCGTTCCCTTTTGATCGACCCTTTGGCAAAGGACAATCTTGCCATCGATTTTTCGGAACTCGACCAATTCAAACTGCAACGTCTGTGCCGGGATGTTGCCGAGCTTTATAAAAAAACATCGGAACACAAAGGGGTGTGTTTGGTGTTCTCCGACCTGAATGTTTGGAAACCGGGACAGTACAACTCGTACGACACGGTCCGCGAAATCCTTTGGGAAGACTATGACATTCCAGCCCATGAAATTGCCTTGGCTCAGGAGGAAAAGGCTAAGAACAAAACGGATTTCATGCAGGAAAAGATACGAAATGGAGAGATTAGGGTGGCACTCGGTAGTACACAGGTATTGGGTACGGGCACGAACATCCAAAAACGGGTCGTAGGCATCTTCCATATGGACATTCCCTATTCCCCCGATGCCTTTGACCAAAGGGCCGGACGGGGCCTGCGCAAGGGAAATGAAGTGGCCCAAATCTATGGCAATACGGTGGTGGAGCGATTCTACGGCATCAAGGATTCCACGGATATCTTTTCCTATTCGTTGAATACCCATAAGGAAAGGTTCCGGGAACAGATCAGGGAAGCCGACCCGAACAAGCGTATCTATGACGACCTTGTTCCCGATGACAAGAGCCTGTCCTATGAGCAGATGCAGGCTGCGTTGATTGGGGATATGGACCAATTTCAACTCGTCAAACTTTCTGATGACCTAAAGTTTTTACAATCGCAAAAGCGGTTGCACGAGCTCAACAAGGCCAATTCCTTCAAGGCCATCGAGCGCATCGAAAAGGAAAACAAACATATTGTTTCCCAAGTGGCCGATTTGGAAAGGGCGCAAAATGCGATCAGCGGGATGAACATGCCCATGGATGAAATCGAACCCGAGGACATGGACCAGTTGCAAAGAGGTTTGCTAGGTCTCGTTTCGGGTTCCGAACTCGAATCGAGTGTCCATAATGTAAAGGAACCCAAAACTTTCCTTAAACAATTGGGCTTGGCCATGGTCGAACGGTCGAATTTGAACCTGAACATACAAAAGCACAAGCAAGTTGCCCGTTTGCGAACCCTGAATGCCAATTTGGTCTTTCAAGCAGAATATGTTCCCTCAAATCACAATTATCTCTATTGCTATCGACTGGAGTTTAGGAATATCCACATCGTTGGCAGAAAACAGCAACGGTTCGACCCGGAAAAAGTGGCCCTGCAACTGTTCAAACTATGTCAAAAGGTACAACGGGAAATCAGCTCCAAAAAATTCGATCTGGACTATAACCTGCGTTCGATGGAAACCCATAAAAAGAAAACGGCTATTGGCTTCCCTCCGGAAAAAACGGCCAAGATGCAGGTATTAAGACAGGATATCAAAGAGCTCAAACGAAAAAGGGCAGTCAAAGTCTAA
- a CDS encoding M23 family metallopeptidase — MSVWKNIKKSSIGWIKGCAQKVGDVTNSKDSGHFTPQNSNYWIFVTVFFLCIAANRFFYDNPHNTKDLGNLARQISQPITEESREDLVYQRLNDLLHDLKNFEQIDRLKPFLPLRPKILDSVPSTVPLFREHYVLSSSYGNRHHPIHRITRKHFGVDLAAEKDTPIYCTAAGRVAHIGNDPNGHGLHVIISHAYGFSTLYGHMESVAVALGEALDAHDFIGTVGSTGISTGPHLHYEVIKDGNRINPAPSFNIKYEVYSNLKTD, encoded by the coding sequence CCTCGATCGGTTGGATAAAGGGATGCGCCCAAAAAGTGGGCGACGTGACCAATTCCAAGGATAGCGGTCATTTTACCCCGCAGAACAGTAATTACTGGATTTTTGTCACGGTGTTCTTTCTTTGTATCGCCGCCAATCGATTTTTTTACGATAATCCCCATAATACAAAAGACCTTGGAAACCTTGCAAGGCAAATAAGTCAACCCATAACCGAGGAATCTAGGGAAGACCTTGTCTATCAACGGCTCAACGACCTTCTGCACGACTTGAAAAATTTCGAGCAAATAGACCGGTTAAAACCGTTTTTGCCCTTGCGGCCGAAAATTTTGGACAGTGTGCCCTCGACGGTTCCCCTGTTCCGGGAGCACTATGTACTCTCAAGTTCCTATGGAAACCGCCACCATCCCATCCATCGGATCACAAGGAAACATTTTGGGGTCGATTTGGCGGCGGAGAAGGATACCCCGATCTATTGTACCGCTGCCGGAAGGGTGGCCCATATCGGAAACGATCCCAATGGGCATGGCCTGCATGTCATCATTTCACATGCCTATGGTTTCAGTACCCTATACGGGCATATGGAATCCGTGGCGGTCGCCCTAGGGGAAGCACTCGATGCCCATGATTTTATCGGAACCGTTGGGAGTACGGGAATTTCCACTGGTCCCCATCTGCATTACGAGGTCATTAAGGACGGAAACAGGATAAATCCAGCACCTTCCTTTAATATAAAATATGAGGTGTATTCCAATTTAAAAACTGATTGA